A window of Procambarus clarkii isolate CNS0578487 chromosome 69, FALCON_Pclarkii_2.0, whole genome shotgun sequence contains these coding sequences:
- the LOC138355813 gene encoding serine/arginine repetitive matrix protein 1-like — protein MQAAADTASRPSLQKMQAATDSLQAQPPEDAGSSRQPPGPAPRRCRQQQTASRPSPQKMQAAADSLQAQPPEDAGSSRQPPGPAPRRHRQQQTASRSSPQKMQAAADSLQAQPPEDAGSSRQPPGPAPRRCRQQQTASRPSPQKMQAAADTASRPSLQKMQAAADSLQAQPPEDAGSSRQPPGPAPRRCRQQQTASRPSPQKMQAAADSLQAQPQEDTGSSRQPPGPAPRRCRQQQTASRPSPQKMQAAADSLQALPPEDAGSSRQPPGPAPRRCRQQQTASRPSPQKMQAAADSLQAQPPEDAGSSRQPPGPAPRRHRQQQTASRSSPQKMQAAADSLQAQPPEDAGSSRQPPGPAPRRCRQQQTASRPSPQKMQAAADTASRPSPQKTQAAADTASRPSPQKMQAAADSLQAQPPEDTGSSRQPPEDTGSSRQPPEDTGSSRQPPEDAGSSRQPPEDTGSSRQPPEDAGSSRQPPGPAPRRCRQQQTASRPSPQKMQAAADSLQAQPPEDAGSSRQPPGPAPRRCRQQQTASRPSPQKMQAAADSLHQHSLIRFSD, from the coding sequence ATGcaggcagcagcagacacagcCTCCAGGCCCAGCCTCCAGAAGATGCAGGCAGCAACAGACAGCCTCCAGGCCCAGCCTCCAGAAGATGCAGGCAGCAGCAGACAGCCTCCAGGCCCAGCCCCCAGAAGATGCAGGCAGCAGCAGACAGCCTCCAGGCCCAGCCCCCAGAAGATGCAGGCAGCAGCAGACAGCCTCCAGGCCCAGCCCCCAGAAGACGCAGGCAGCAGCAGACAGCCTCCAGGCCCAGCCCCAAGAAGACACAGGCAGCAGCAGACAGCCTCCAGGTCCAGCCCCCAGAAGATGCAGGCAGCAGCAGACAGCCTCCAGGCCCAGCCCCCAGAAGATGCAGGCAGCAGCAGACAGCCTCCAGGCCCTGCCCCCAGAAGATGCAGGCAGCAGCAGACAGCCTCCAGGCCCAGCCCCCAGAAGATGcaggcagcagcagacacagcCTCCAGGCCCAGCCTCCAGAAGATGCAGGCAGCAGCAGACAGCCTCCAGGCCCAGCCCCCAGAAGATGCAGGCAGCAGCAGACAGCCTCCAGGCCCAGCCCCCAGAAGATGCAGGCAGCAGCAGACAGCCTCCAGGCCCAGCCCCCAGAAGATGCAGGCAGCAGCAGACAGCCTCCAGGCCCAGCCCCAAGAAGACACAGGCAGCAGCAGACAGCCTCCAGGTCCAGCCCCCAGAAGATGCAGGCAGCAGCAGACAGCCTCCAGGCCCAGCCCCCAGAAGATGCAGGCAGCAGCAGACAGCCTCCAGGCCCTGCCCCCAGAAGATGCAGGCAGCAGCAGACAGCCTCCAGGCCCAGCCCCCAGAAGATGCAGGCAGCAGCAGACAGCCTCCAGGCCCAGCCCCCAGAAGATGCAGGCAGCAGCAGACAGCCTCCAGGCCCAGCCCCCAGAAGATGCAGGCAGCAGCAGACAGCCTCCAGGCCCAGCCCCAAGAAGACACAGGCAGCAGCAGACAGCCTCCAGGTCCAGCCCCCAGAAGATGCAGGCAGCAGCAGACAGCCTCCAGGCCCAGCCTCCAGAAGATGCAGGCAGCAGCAGACAGCCTCCAGGCCCTGCCCCCAGAAGATGCAGGCAGCAGCAGACAGCCTCCAGGCCCAGCCCCCAGAAGATGCAGGCAGCAGCAGACACTGCCTCCAGGCCCAGCCCCCAGAAGACGcaggcagcagcagacacagcCTCCAGGCCCAGCCCCCAGAAGATGCAGGCAGCAGCAGACAGCCTCCAGGCCCAGCCCCCGGAAGACACAGGCAGCAGCAGACAGCCCCCAGAAGACACAGGCAGCAGCAGACAGCCCCCAGAAGACACAGGCAGCAGCAGACAGCCCCCAGAAGATGCAGGCAGCAGCAGACAGCCCCCAGAAGACACAGGCAGCAGCAGACAGCCCCCAGAAGATGCAGGCAGCAGCAGACAGCCTCCAGGCCCAGCCCCCAGAAGATGCAGGCAGCAGCAGACAGCCTCCAGGCCCAGCCCCCAGAAGATGCAGGCAGCAGCAGACAGCCTCCAGGCCCAGCCCCCAGAAGATGCAGGCAGCAGCAGACAGCCTCCAGGCCCAGCCCCCAGAAGATGCAGGCAGCAGCAGACAGCCTCCAGGCCCAGCCCCCAGAAGATGCAGGCAGCAGCAGACAGCCTCCACCAACATTCTCTCATCCGCTTCTCTGATTAA
- the LOC138355814 gene encoding piggyBac transposable element-derived protein 4-like, translating to MDSDHEQGPSRKKIAKERREKQKLSSVQEKYKHVRLTPSKFQAVFDDLSGSSSEETDVGTDTDARSEHLETETADEDFGSEDSEESEVETATRARRGTGARARTRRTTRTTRTPVPTDSDDGWCSDNSAPFVDNFTGTPGLTVPVPTTVLGFIQLFLTQKLLKYIAYETNLYASQSQGVDKLIKVRSRMKYLLNRFKRIYIRNKNWSLDEGTMPWRGRLSFKTYNPNKPDKCVIKLYMLAEANSGYIYDFEIYSGVGKTTIDTVMGLIEPLKNKGYHLYMDNYYNSAF from the exons atggatagtgatcatgaacaaggcccttccaggaagaaaattgcgaaagaaaggcgtgAAAAGCAGAAGCTGAGTAGTGTGCAGGAGAAGTACAAGCATGTGAGACTAACTCCCTCTAAGTTTCAGGCTGTATTTGACGATTTGTCTGGGTCATCTAGTGAGGAAACTGATGTCGGTACTGATACTGATGCAAGAAGTGAACATTTAGAAACAGAGACGGCCGATGAGGATTTTGGTAGTGAGGACAGTGAGGAGTCTGAGGTCGAGACTGCCACTCGTGCACGGCGCGGTACTGGAGCTCGTGCTAGAACCAGACGTACCACACGTACCACACGTACCCCAGTACCAACAGATTCTGATGATGGATGGTGTAGTGACAATAGTGCACCCTTTGTGGACAATTTTACAGgtacaccaggcttgactgttccTGTACCTACCACTGTTCTTGGTTTCATTCAACTCTTTCTGACTCAAAAATTGTTGAAATATATTGCCTATGAAACTAATTTGTATGCTTCCCAAA GCCAAGGCGTTGACAAACTTATCAAAGTTCGCTCACGCATGAAGTATCTCCTAAATAGATTCAAGAGAATATACATTCGCAATAAAAATTGGAGTTTGGATGAAGGAACAATGCCATGGCGTGGCCGTCTATCTTTCAAGACCTATAATCCCAATAAACCAGATAAATGCGTAATAAAGCTCTACATGCTAGCTGAAGCCAACAGTGGCTACATTTATGATTTTGAAATTTATTCAGGAGTTGGGAAAACGACGATTGACACAGTTATGGGCTTGATTGAACCACTGAAGAACAaaggttaccatttatatatggacaattattacaattCG GCTTTTTAA
- the LOC138355815 gene encoding P-selectin glycoprotein ligand 1-like, which yields MLKNQSAARQALENQSAARQALENQSAARQALENQSAARQALENQSAAGQALENQSAARQALENQSAARQALENQSAAGQALENQSAARQALENQSAARQALENQSAARQALENQSSAAGQALENQSAVGQALENQSAARQALENQSAARQALENQSAVVSCRPSFREPVSYRPSFREPVSCSPSFREPVSCSPSFREPVSCSPSFREPVSGSQLQAKL from the exons ATGCTCA AGAACCAGTCAGCTGCTCGCCAAGCTTTAGAGAACCAGTCAGCTGCTCGCCAAGCTTTAGAGAACCAGTCAGCTGCTCGCCAAGCTTTAGAGAACCAGTCAGCTGCTCGCCAAGCTTTAGAGAACCAGTCAGCTGCAGGCCAAGCTTTAGAGAACCAGTCAGCTGCTCGCCAAGCTTTAGAGAACCAGTCAGCTGCTCGCCAAGCTTTAGAGAACCAGTCAGCTGCAGGCCAAGCTTTAGAGAACCAGTCAGCTGCTCGCCAAGCTTTAGAGAACCAGTCAGCTGCTCGCCAAGCTTTAGAGAACCAGTCAGCTGCTCGCCAAGCTTTAGAGAACCAGTCTTCAGCTGCAGGCCAAGCTTTAGAGAACCAGTCAGCTGTAGGCCAAGCTTTAGAGAACCAGTCAGCTGCTCGCCAAGCTTTAGAGAACCAGTCAGCTGCTCGCCAAGCTTTAGAGAACCAGTCAGCGGTAGTCAGCTGCAGGCCAAGCTTTAGAGAACCAGTCAGCTATAGGCCAAGCTTTAGAGAACCAGTCAGCTGCTCGCCAAGCTTTAGAGAACCAGTCAGCTGCTCGCCAAGCTTTAGAGAACCAGTCAGCTGCTCGCCAAGCTTTAGAGAACCAGTCAGCGGTAGTCAGCTGCAGGCCAAGCTTTAG